One Sphingomonas sabuli genomic region harbors:
- the parE gene encoding DNA topoisomerase IV subunit B — MSDLFSSKSADPSASYDASSIEVLEGLEPVRRRPGMYIGGTDARALHHLAAEVIDNSMDEAVAGHASRIEVTLDAGNRLTVTDNGRGMPVDEHPKYPGKSALEVIMTTLHSGGKFEGKAYSTSGGLHGVGVSVVNALSTETIVEVARDKKLYRQSFARGHASSSLEEIGAAPNRRGTTVTFTPDPEIFGAEATFSPERLYRLARSKAYLFAGVEIRWRCDPALSSDKVPEQAVFQFANGLADHLKEQLGDRPCVTAEPFTGKQDFPDSQGSAEWAVAWPLYSEGSQSYYCNTIPTPDGGTHEAGLRAALSKGLRAFGDLVGEKKAKNITPDDVFNGIELMLSIFIRNPHFQSQTKDRLTSLEAARFVEAAVRDHFDHYLADNMDRGRALLGSVIERMDERLKRRAEREVQRKTATSARKLRLPGKLTDCANDDSAGTELFIVEGDSAGGSAKQARDRKTQAILPIRGKILNVASATADKIRANSEIADLQLALGCGTRDKFDESALRYEKIIIMTDADVDGAHIATLLMTFFFQEMGELVQRGHLYLAQPPLYRLTAGARTLYARDDAHRAELEATEFKGKKVEVSRFKGLGEMNPNQLKETTMSPDSRSLIKIQLPSEYEDRQPVKDLVERLMGRDPAKRFEFIQNSAAAVDEASVDA, encoded by the coding sequence ATGTCCGACCTGTTTTCTTCCAAGTCCGCCGATCCGTCCGCCAGCTACGACGCCTCCTCGATCGAGGTGCTGGAGGGGCTGGAGCCGGTCCGCCGCCGTCCGGGCATGTACATCGGCGGCACGGACGCTCGCGCGCTCCATCACCTGGCGGCGGAAGTCATCGACAATTCGATGGACGAGGCGGTCGCCGGTCACGCCAGCCGGATCGAGGTCACGCTCGACGCCGGCAACCGGCTGACGGTCACCGACAACGGCCGCGGCATGCCGGTCGACGAACATCCCAAATATCCGGGCAAGTCGGCGCTCGAAGTGATCATGACCACCCTGCATTCGGGCGGGAAGTTTGAAGGCAAGGCCTATTCCACGTCGGGCGGCCTGCACGGGGTCGGCGTGTCGGTGGTCAACGCGCTGTCGACCGAAACCATCGTCGAGGTCGCCCGCGACAAGAAACTGTATCGCCAGAGCTTCGCGCGCGGCCATGCGTCCTCCTCGCTGGAGGAAATCGGCGCCGCGCCCAACCGCCGCGGCACCACCGTCACCTTCACCCCTGACCCGGAGATTTTCGGCGCCGAGGCGACCTTTTCGCCCGAGCGCCTTTATCGCCTTGCCCGGTCCAAGGCCTACCTTTTTGCCGGCGTCGAGATCCGCTGGCGCTGCGACCCCGCGCTGTCGTCCGACAAGGTTCCCGAACAGGCGGTGTTCCAGTTCGCCAATGGTTTGGCCGACCATCTCAAGGAGCAGCTTGGCGACCGCCCCTGCGTCACCGCCGAGCCGTTCACGGGCAAGCAGGACTTTCCCGACAGCCAGGGCAGCGCGGAATGGGCGGTCGCTTGGCCGCTCTACTCCGAAGGCTCGCAATCCTATTATTGCAACACCATCCCGACCCCGGACGGCGGCACGCACGAAGCCGGCTTGCGCGCCGCGCTGAGCAAGGGTCTGCGCGCGTTCGGTGACTTGGTCGGTGAGAAAAAAGCCAAGAACATCACGCCCGATGACGTGTTCAACGGCATCGAGCTGATGCTCAGCATCTTCATCCGCAACCCGCATTTCCAGAGCCAGACCAAGGACCGGTTGACCAGCCTCGAAGCGGCGCGCTTCGTCGAAGCGGCGGTGCGCGACCATTTCGACCATTATCTGGCCGACAACATGGACCGCGGGCGCGCCTTGCTCGGCTCCGTCATCGAGCGGATGGACGAACGGCTCAAGCGCCGCGCCGAACGCGAGGTCCAGCGCAAGACCGCGACCAGCGCGCGCAAGCTGCGCCTGCCCGGCAAGCTGACCGATTGCGCCAACGACGACAGCGCCGGGACCGAATTGTTCATCGTCGAAGGCGACAGCGCGGGCGGGTCGGCCAAGCAGGCGCGCGACCGCAAGACCCAGGCGATCCTGCCGATCCGCGGCAAAATCCTCAACGTCGCGTCTGCCACCGCCGATAAAATCCGCGCCAATAGCGAGATCGCCGACCTCCAGCTGGCGCTGGGCTGTGGCACCCGCGACAAGTTCGACGAGAGCGCGCTGCGCTACGAGAAGATCATCATCATGACCGACGCCGACGTCGACGGCGCCCATATCGCGACTCTGCTGATGACCTTTTTCTTCCAGGAAATGGGCGAGCTGGTGCAGCGCGGGCATCTCTACCTGGCCCAGCCGCCACTCTATCGCCTGACCGCCGGTGCGCGCACGCTCTACGCCCGCGACGACGCCCACCGCGCGGAGCTCGAGGCGACCGAGTTCAAAGGCAAGAAGGTCGAAGTGTCGCGCTTCAAGGGGCTCGGCGAAATGAACCCCAACCAGCTGAAGGAAACCACGATGAGCCCGGACAGCCGGTCGCTCATCAAGATCCAGCTGCCCAGCGAATATGAGGATCGGCAGCCGGTCAAGGATCTGGTCGAGCGGCTGATGGGCCGCGACCCTGCCAAGAGGTTCGAGTTCATCCAGAACAGCGCCGCAGCCGTCGATGAAGCTTCAGTCGACGCCTGA
- a CDS encoding phytanoyl-CoA dioxygenase family protein — MALLRWWRAPLWLLALGTGAKSFADNPLIGSERLNRRGLHARRVKLAHRLARSRRRRLAAAVPADWRERFDRDGFVAVPDFLPAGQFAALRDSLLTASLPAREQQQGDTLTRRVPIGPALRRRFPALDELLDDPRWRGLLAYVASTTSEPFYYVQTVSAGAAQGEPDPQIELHSDTFHPSMKAWLFLTDVAEESAPLTYVAGSHRADGRRLAWEQARSLGIRNADRLSQRGSLRVGESELSALGLPRPTRFAVPANTLVVIDTYGFHARGPSPQPSVRVEIWAFARRSPFLPWTGLDLFSKGPFRRRRAPLLMGLLDRLDRLGLARQHWRESGDKRPLDP, encoded by the coding sequence ATGGCGCTCCTCCGCTGGTGGCGCGCACCGCTGTGGCTGCTGGCGCTGGGTACCGGCGCGAAGAGCTTTGCCGACAATCCGCTGATCGGGTCGGAACGGCTCAACCGCCGCGGCCTGCATGCGCGCCGGGTCAAGCTTGCCCACCGCCTCGCCCGATCGCGCCGCCGGCGGCTGGCGGCCGCGGTGCCGGCCGACTGGCGCGAACGGTTCGACCGGGACGGCTTCGTCGCGGTGCCCGACTTCCTGCCTGCCGGGCAATTCGCCGCGCTGCGTGACAGCCTGCTTACCGCGTCGCTGCCGGCGCGCGAGCAACAGCAGGGCGATACGCTGACCCGGCGAGTCCCGATCGGCCCGGCGCTGCGCCGACGTTTTCCCGCGCTCGACGAGTTGCTCGACGATCCGCGCTGGCGCGGTCTGCTGGCCTATGTCGCGAGCACGACGAGCGAGCCTTTTTACTACGTGCAGACGGTGTCCGCCGGCGCCGCGCAGGGCGAGCCAGACCCGCAGATCGAGCTGCATTCCGACACCTTCCACCCGTCGATGAAGGCGTGGCTGTTCCTGACCGACGTCGCGGAGGAATCGGCGCCGCTGACCTATGTCGCCGGATCGCATCGCGCCGACGGGCGGAGGCTGGCGTGGGAGCAGGCGCGCAGCCTAGGCATCCGCAACGCCGATCGCCTGTCGCAGCGCGGGTCGCTCCGCGTCGGCGAAAGCGAACTGTCCGCGTTGGGCCTGCCCCGGCCGACCCGCTTCGCGGTGCCGGCGAACACGCTGGTGGTCATCGACACCTACGGTTTTCACGCCCGCGGGCCGTCGCCGCAGCCGAGCGTCCGGGTCGAAATCTGGGCGTTCGCGCGCCGGTCGCCCTTCCTGCCGTGGACCGGGCTGGACCTGTTTTCAAAGGGACCGTTCAGGCGCCGGCGGGCGCCGCTGCTGATGGGGTTGCTCGACCGGCTCGACCGCCTTGGCCTCGCCCGCCAGCACTGGCGGGAGTCCGGCGACAAACGGCCGCTCGACCCCTGA
- a CDS encoding GcrA family cell cycle regulator produces the protein MSWTEERIERLKTMWHDGATASEIAEKLGGVSRNAVIGKAHRLGLESRPSPVKPGDDGSAAKAAPKPRAAKPAPAAAKPAPKAATPPPPPPPPPAQAKAAPAPQPQPQRAQPKGDNVQYRSVGPGGFIRQGPGDQQAPIPPAPPRRLVPAKPSPEVADKTSLLDLNERICKWPMGHPGEPDFHFCGQPSNPGYPYCVEHCGVAYQAQLPRRDRRPPPPLPFGGPRVR, from the coding sequence ATGTCCTGGACCGAAGAGCGCATCGAGCGCCTGAAGACGATGTGGCACGATGGCGCCACCGCAAGCGAGATCGCGGAGAAGCTGGGCGGCGTGAGCCGCAATGCCGTGATCGGCAAGGCGCACCGCCTCGGCCTGGAATCGCGCCCCTCGCCGGTGAAGCCGGGCGACGACGGGTCCGCCGCCAAGGCCGCGCCCAAGCCGCGCGCTGCCAAGCCAGCCCCGGCCGCCGCCAAGCCGGCGCCGAAGGCCGCGACTCCGCCGCCGCCACCACCGCCGCCGCCCGCACAGGCCAAGGCCGCGCCGGCCCCGCAGCCGCAGCCGCAGCGCGCCCAGCCGAAGGGCGATAATGTGCAATATCGTTCGGTCGGTCCCGGCGGCTTCATCCGCCAGGGCCCGGGCGATCAGCAGGCGCCGATCCCGCCGGCCCCGCCGCGCCGCCTGGTTCCGGCCAAGCCGAGCCCGGAGGTTGCCGACAAGACCAGCCTGCTCGACCTCAACGAGCGCATCTGCAAATGGCCGATGGGTCATCCAGGCGAGCCCGACTTTCATTTCTGCGGCCAGCCGTCGAACCCGGGCTATCCCTATTGCGTCGAGCATTGCGGCGTCGCCTACCAGGCGCAGTTGCCGCGCCGCGACCGTCGCCCGCCGCCGCCGCTGCCGTTCGGTGGTCCCCGGGTCCGCTAG
- a CDS encoding ABC transporter permease — MTDRPSSSQSSPWLARPPGDPVLSGVNWGGLQTLYIKEVRRFFKVQMQTVWAPAITTLLYLAIFTVALGRSGRMVMGVHFADFIAPGLIVMAMIQNAFANSSFSLLVGKIQGNIVDYLMPPLSTAELMAGIIGAAVTRAFFVGFAVWLAMSLWPGVSVSIAHPLWAFWFGLMGSLMLALLGLLTSLWAEKFDHAAVVSNFVVTPLSLLSGTFYSVEALSPTFQAISHANPFFYVISGFRYGFLGISDSPILVGAIGLLVLNLLLAGLTFALLRSGWKIKA, encoded by the coding sequence GTGACCGATCGACCTTCCAGCTCCCAGTCTTCGCCATGGCTCGCTCGGCCGCCGGGCGACCCGGTGCTGAGTGGCGTCAACTGGGGAGGGCTTCAGACCCTCTATATCAAGGAGGTGCGCCGGTTCTTCAAGGTGCAGATGCAGACGGTGTGGGCGCCGGCGATCACCACCTTGCTCTATCTGGCCATTTTCACCGTCGCGCTGGGCCGCAGCGGGCGGATGGTCATGGGCGTCCACTTCGCCGATTTCATCGCGCCCGGGCTGATCGTCATGGCGATGATCCAGAATGCGTTCGCCAATTCCAGCTTCTCTCTGCTGGTCGGCAAGATCCAGGGCAATATCGTCGATTATCTGATGCCGCCCCTGTCGACCGCGGAGCTCATGGCGGGGATCATCGGCGCCGCCGTCACCCGCGCCTTCTTCGTCGGTTTTGCCGTATGGCTGGCGATGTCGCTGTGGCCCGGGGTGTCGGTGTCGATCGCGCACCCGCTGTGGGCCTTCTGGTTCGGGCTGATGGGTTCGCTGATGCTGGCGCTGCTCGGGCTGCTGACCTCGCTGTGGGCGGAAAAGTTCGACCATGCGGCGGTGGTGTCAAACTTCGTCGTCACGCCGCTGTCCCTGCTGTCCGGCACCTTCTATTCGGTCGAGGCGCTGTCCCCGACCTTCCAGGCGATCAGCCACGCCAACCCCTTCTTCTACGTCATCTCGGGCTTCCGCTACGGCTTCCTCGGCATCAGCGATTCCCCGATCCTCGTCGGTGCGATCGGCCTGCTGGTGCTCAACCTGCTGCTTGCCGGCCTGACCTTTGCGCTGCTGCGCAGCGGGTGGAAGATCAAGGCGTGA
- a CDS encoding GSCFA domain-containing protein gives MADKIIGYDLPTKDFSVADDEPDKPHLMYYQMAGKKRRAHGSWYRGETTNFHPMRDSLGEPDAVAKYVGHGWFPEAPFITRDHYITAFGSCFAAEVTKFLVRNKYNVFGKDLSLNAHVIRSGEGIVNTAALRQQFDWAVGDYRPQEQVWQDADGSDVEVSEEIRDNTRDIFHRTDVFIFTLGLSEVWYDKITGEVFWRAIPNQKFDPERHGFRVMGVAENRENITAVYHMIRAIRPDAQIIFTLSPVPLAATFRPISCITANAVSKASLRMAIDELMREFEGDPRLHYFPSYEIVTAFLPDAFGVDLRHPRPEAVDFIMRTFQQYFLRD, from the coding sequence ATGGCGGACAAGATCATCGGCTACGACCTTCCGACGAAGGATTTTTCCGTCGCCGACGACGAGCCGGACAAGCCGCACCTGATGTATTACCAGATGGCCGGCAAGAAACGCCGCGCCCATGGCAGTTGGTATCGCGGCGAGACCACCAATTTCCACCCGATGCGCGACAGTTTGGGCGAACCGGACGCGGTCGCCAAGTATGTCGGGCACGGCTGGTTTCCCGAAGCGCCGTTCATCACCCGCGACCATTACATCACCGCGTTCGGCAGTTGCTTCGCGGCCGAGGTCACCAAGTTCCTGGTGCGCAACAAGTATAACGTCTTCGGCAAGGACCTCAGCCTCAACGCGCACGTGATCCGGTCGGGGGAGGGCATCGTCAACACCGCTGCCCTGCGCCAGCAATTCGACTGGGCGGTCGGCGATTACCGCCCGCAGGAGCAGGTTTGGCAGGACGCGGACGGCAGCGATGTCGAGGTGAGCGAGGAGATCCGCGACAATACGCGCGACATTTTCCACCGCACCGACGTTTTCATCTTCACGCTCGGCCTGTCGGAAGTGTGGTACGACAAGATTACCGGCGAGGTGTTCTGGCGGGCGATCCCCAATCAGAAATTCGACCCCGAACGCCACGGTTTCCGGGTCATGGGCGTCGCGGAAAATCGCGAGAACATCACCGCGGTTTACCACATGATTCGCGCCATCCGGCCCGACGCGCAGATCATCTTCACTTTGTCGCCGGTCCCGCTGGCCGCGACCTTCCGGCCGATATCCTGCATCACCGCCAACGCGGTTTCCAAGGCGTCGCTGCGCATGGCGATCGACGAATTGATGCGGGAATTCGAAGGCGACCCGCGGCTGCATTACTTCCCGTCCTACGAGATCGTGACGGCCTTCCTGCCGGACGCTTTCGGCGTCGACCTGCGCCACCCGCGGCCCGAAGCGGTCGACTTCATAATGCGCACCTTCCAGCAATATTTCCTTCGCGACTGA
- a CDS encoding class I SAM-dependent methyltransferase produces MNRAFSILLLAAATLPLASCAVAPGPVLSRGADLAALQAAVAGPVRSEANRARDPYRHPAETLAFFGIRPTDTVVEVWPGGGWYTEILAPYLAAGGGRLIAAAPTWGRSGLDKLKAANAATYGPVTYADFPVFDGKAAEIPAGSVDAVLTFRNVHNWRMGYRRDDKADYSAAAFSQMFAMLKPGGVLGIVDHRLPEGASAERERNSGYIKASTVKALAAAAGFRLAAESDINANPQDTADWPEGVWTLPPSFALKDKDRAKYAAIGESDRMTLKFVKPL; encoded by the coding sequence ATGAACCGCGCTTTTTCTATCCTGCTGCTTGCCGCCGCCACGCTGCCGCTGGCGTCCTGTGCCGTCGCGCCGGGGCCCGTCCTGTCGCGCGGCGCCGATCTGGCCGCGCTGCAGGCCGCGGTGGCCGGACCGGTGCGGAGCGAAGCCAACCGCGCCCGCGACCCCTATCGCCACCCCGCCGAGACGCTCGCCTTTTTCGGCATCCGGCCAACCGACACGGTGGTCGAGGTGTGGCCGGGCGGCGGCTGGTATACCGAAATCCTGGCGCCTTACCTGGCCGCGGGCGGCGGCCGGTTGATTGCCGCAGCGCCCACCTGGGGCCGCAGCGGCCTCGACAAGCTGAAGGCCGCAAATGCCGCAACCTACGGCCCCGTGACCTATGCCGATTTCCCCGTGTTCGACGGTAAGGCCGCGGAAATCCCGGCCGGCAGCGTCGATGCGGTGCTGACCTTCCGCAACGTCCACAATTGGCGGATGGGGTATCGCCGCGACGACAAGGCCGATTACAGCGCGGCCGCCTTCAGCCAGATGTTCGCCATGCTGAAGCCCGGCGGCGTGCTGGGAATCGTCGATCACCGGCTGCCGGAAGGCGCCAGCGCGGAGCGCGAACGCAACAGCGGCTACATCAAGGCCTCGACGGTCAAGGCGCTGGCCGCAGCCGCCGGTTTCCGCCTGGCCGCGGAATCGGACATCAATGCCAATCCGCAGGACACGGCCGACTGGCCGGAAGGCGTCTGGACCCTCCCGCCCTCCTTCGCCCTCAAGGACAAAGACCGCGCGAAATATGCCGCGATCGGTGAAAGCGACCGGATGACCCTGAAGTTCGTCAAGCCGCTCTGA
- a CDS encoding CpaF family protein, translated as MNAFGKRGGLSGSQRPSFGVAKPMKGGPGGARSDSPEADADEEGGEQFPPLEDLNGGASETVHVPGGAMDRLNSRQNASGEAASSKQEGFEASVHRIKEQVLPRLLERVDPEAAATLSKDELAEEFRPIIGEVLAELKITLNRREQFALEKVLVDELLGLGPLEELLSDPNVSDIMVNGPEQTFIERKGKLELAQIQFRDEEHLFQIAQRIVNKVGRRVDQTTPLADARLQDGSRVNVIIPPLSLRGTAISIRKFSEKPITIDMMRGFGSMSEKMGTVLKIAGASRMNVVISGGTGSGKTTMLNALSKMIDPGERVITIEDAAELRLQQPHWLPLETRPPNLEGQGAITIRDLVINALRMRPDRIILGEIRGQECFDLLAAMNTGHDGSMATLHSNSPRECLARMENMVMMGDIKIPKEAISRQIADSVDLIVQVKRLRDGSRRTTNITEVIGMEGEVIVTQELFKFEYLDESADGKIVGEYRSMGLRPYTLEKAKQFGFDQPYLEACL; from the coding sequence ATGAACGCATTCGGCAAACGCGGCGGACTCTCGGGCAGTCAACGCCCCAGCTTCGGCGTCGCCAAACCGATGAAGGGCGGGCCGGGCGGGGCGCGCAGCGATTCGCCCGAAGCCGATGCCGACGAGGAAGGCGGCGAGCAGTTTCCGCCGCTCGAAGACCTCAACGGCGGCGCCAGCGAGACCGTCCACGTGCCCGGCGGCGCGATGGACCGGCTCAACAGCCGCCAGAACGCCAGCGGGGAAGCCGCCAGCTCCAAGCAGGAAGGCTTCGAAGCCTCCGTCCACCGGATCAAGGAACAGGTGCTTCCGCGCCTGCTCGAACGTGTCGACCCGGAAGCCGCGGCGACGCTGAGCAAGGACGAGCTGGCCGAGGAATTCCGCCCGATCATCGGCGAAGTGCTCGCCGAACTGAAAATCACCCTGAACCGCCGCGAACAGTTCGCACTGGAAAAGGTGCTGGTCGACGAACTGCTGGGTCTCGGGCCGCTCGAGGAATTGCTGTCCGATCCCAACGTCAGCGACATCATGGTCAACGGGCCCGAACAGACGTTCATCGAACGCAAGGGCAAGCTGGAACTGGCGCAGATCCAGTTCCGCGACGAGGAGCATCTGTTCCAGATCGCCCAGCGGATCGTCAACAAGGTCGGCCGCCGCGTCGACCAGACCACGCCGCTGGCCGACGCCCGCCTTCAGGACGGCAGCCGCGTCAACGTCATCATTCCGCCGCTGTCGCTGCGCGGCACCGCAATCTCGATTCGTAAATTCTCCGAAAAGCCGATCACCATCGACATGATGCGCGGCTTCGGATCGATGAGCGAGAAGATGGGCACGGTGCTCAAGATCGCCGGCGCCAGCCGCATGAACGTGGTCATTTCCGGCGGTACCGGTTCGGGCAAGACGACCATGCTCAACGCCTTGTCGAAGATGATCGACCCGGGCGAGCGCGTCATCACTATCGAAGACGCGGCCGAACTTCGCCTGCAGCAGCCGCATTGGCTGCCGCTCGAAACCCGTCCGCCGAACCTTGAAGGCCAGGGCGCGATCACCATTCGCGACCTTGTCATCAACGCGCTGCGTATGCGTCCCGACCGCATCATCCTCGGCGAAATTCGCGGCCAGGAGTGTTTCGACCTCCTGGCGGCGATGAACACGGGCCACGACGGCTCGATGGCCACGCTTCACTCTAACAGCCCGCGCGAATGCCTGGCACGTATGGAAAACATGGTCATGATGGGCGACATCAAGATCCCGAAGGAGGCGATCAGCCGCCAGATCGCGGACTCGGTCGACCTCATCGTGCAGGTGAAGCGCCTCCGCGACGGGTCGCGCCGCACCACCAACATTACCGAGGTGATCGGGATGGAGGGCGAGGTCATCGTCACGCAGGAATTGTTCAAGTTCGAATATCTCGACGAAAGCGCGGACGGAAAGATCGTCGGCGAATATCGCTCTATGGGCCTGCGCCCCTACACGCTGGAGAAGGCCAAGCAGTTCGGCTTCGACCAACCGTACCTGGAAGCCTGCCTGTAA
- a CDS encoding ATP synthase F1 subunit epsilon, whose product MADLHFELVTPDKQVMSEDVYMVVVAGTEGQEGIMAGHAPYMTVLKDNEEVAVYRTAGGQPERIAVSGGFAEMGANGLTILAEKAGE is encoded by the coding sequence ATGGCCGACCTGCATTTCGAACTCGTCACGCCTGACAAGCAGGTGATGAGCGAGGACGTCTACATGGTCGTCGTCGCGGGCACCGAGGGTCAGGAAGGCATCATGGCCGGCCACGCGCCCTACATGACCGTGCTCAAGGACAATGAGGAAGTCGCCGTCTATCGCACCGCCGGCGGCCAGCCGGAGCGCATTGCGGTCAGCGGCGGCTTTGCGGAAATGGGCGCCAACGGGCTGACCATCCTCGCCGAAAAGGCCGGAGAGTAA
- a CDS encoding glutathione S-transferase — MTENLRLEDCVNDVCPWSGKPVSADSLARYRGQVVGFCNTGCRDKFAAATRAFDGAIEGSD, encoded by the coding sequence TTGACGGAAAATCTCCGGCTTGAGGATTGCGTCAACGACGTCTGTCCGTGGTCGGGGAAGCCCGTCAGCGCCGACAGCCTGGCCCGCTATCGCGGCCAGGTGGTCGGCTTCTGCAACACCGGTTGCCGCGACAAGTTCGCGGCCGCCACCCGCGCCTTCGACGGCGCGATCGAGGGATCTGACTGA
- the atpD gene encoding F0F1 ATP synthase subunit beta, giving the protein MATAAPSKPRTKKATPAGDTPKATVQTHNLTGKIAQVIGAVVDVSFEGELPPILGALETDNNGNRLVLEVAQHLGENIVRTIAMDATEGLTRGQDVRATGSQIEVPVGPKTLGRIMNVIGEPIDERGPIGSDLSSPIHAEAPAFVDQSTEAAILVTGIKVIDLLAPYAKGGKIGLFGGAGVGKTVLIQELINNIAKGHGGVSVFAGVGERTREGNDLYHEFLDAGVIAKDADGNPTPEGSKVALVFGQMNEPPGARARVALSGLTQAEYFRDVEGQDVLFFVDNIFRFTQAGSEVSALLGRIPSAVGYQPTLSTDMGALQERITSTNKGSITSVQAIYVPADDLTDPAPATSFAHLDATTTLSRAISELGIYPAVDPLDSVSRVLTPSVVGQEHYETARAVQETLQKYKSLQDIIAILGMDELSEEDRLVVSRARKIQRFLSQPFHVAEVFTGIPGKFVQVEDTVASFKAVVNGEYDHLPESAFYMVGGIEEAVAKAEKMASEA; this is encoded by the coding sequence ATGGCCACCGCCGCCCCCAGCAAGCCCCGCACCAAGAAGGCAACGCCCGCCGGCGATACGCCCAAGGCGACCGTCCAGACGCATAACCTGACCGGCAAGATCGCCCAGGTCATCGGCGCCGTCGTCGACGTCAGCTTCGAAGGCGAGCTCCCGCCGATCCTCGGCGCGCTCGAAACCGACAATAACGGCAACCGCCTGGTCCTCGAGGTCGCGCAGCACCTTGGCGAGAACATCGTCCGCACCATCGCGATGGACGCGACCGAGGGCCTGACCCGCGGCCAGGACGTGCGCGCCACCGGTTCGCAGATCGAAGTGCCGGTCGGCCCCAAGACGCTCGGCCGGATCATGAACGTCATCGGTGAGCCGATCGACGAACGCGGCCCGATCGGCAGCGACCTGTCCTCCCCGATCCATGCCGAGGCCCCGGCCTTCGTCGACCAGTCGACCGAAGCCGCCATCCTCGTCACCGGCATCAAGGTCATCGACCTCCTCGCCCCCTACGCCAAGGGCGGCAAGATCGGCCTGTTCGGCGGCGCCGGCGTCGGCAAGACCGTGCTGATCCAGGAACTGATCAACAACATCGCAAAGGGCCACGGCGGCGTCAGCGTGTTCGCTGGCGTCGGCGAGCGTACCCGCGAGGGCAACGACCTCTATCACGAATTCCTCGACGCCGGGGTCATCGCCAAGGACGCCGACGGCAATCCGACGCCGGAAGGCTCCAAGGTCGCGCTGGTGTTCGGCCAGATGAACGAGCCGCCGGGCGCCCGCGCGCGCGTCGCGCTGTCGGGCCTGACGCAGGCGGAATATTTCCGCGACGTCGAAGGCCAGGACGTGCTGTTCTTCGTCGACAACATCTTCCGCTTCACCCAGGCGGGTTCGGAAGTGTCGGCGCTGCTCGGCCGTATTCCTTCGGCCGTGGGTTACCAGCCGACCCTGTCGACCGACATGGGCGCGCTGCAGGAACGCATCACCTCGACCAACAAGGGCTCGATCACCTCGGTGCAGGCCATTTACGTGCCGGCCGACGACTTGACCGACCCCGCGCCGGCGACCTCGTTCGCCCATCTCGACGCGACGACCACGCTGTCCCGCGCGATTTCGGAACTGGGCATCTACCCGGCCGTCGATCCGCTCGACAGCGTCAGCCGCGTGCTGACCCCGTCGGTCGTCGGCCAGGAGCATTACGAGACCGCCCGCGCCGTCCAGGAGACGCTGCAGAAGTACAAGTCGCTGCAGGACATCATCGCCATCCTCGGCATGGACGAATTGAGCGAGGAAGATCGCCTGGTCGTCAGCCGCGCGCGCAAGATCCAGCGCTTCCTGTCGCAGCCGTTCCACGTCGCCGAAGTGTTCACCGGCATCCCGGGCAAGTTCGTCCAGGTCGAAGACACGGTCGCTTCGTTCAAGGCGGTCGTGAACGGCGAATACGATCACCTTCCGGAATCCGCTTTCTACATGGTCGGCGGCATCGAGGAAGCGGTCGCCAAGGCCGAGAAGATGGCGTCGGAGGCCTAG
- a CDS encoding F0F1 ATP synthase subunit gamma — protein MASLKALKLRIGSVKSTQKITKALNMVAAAKLRRAQQNATAARPYSERIREVVESLASRIEVGPESPKLLAGTGKDDTHLIVVVTSDRGLAGAFNSNIVRAARRKADELVKAGKTVHFYIVGRKGRPVLQRVYPKAITGQHDTTEMKNPTYAVAQAVADDIVDRFESGRFDVAHIAYANFRSTMVQEPVVEQIIPVRPTRDGGDSKTASANAMVEYEPDEEEILKALLPKNIAVQVYRALLENQAGFYGSQMTAMDNATRNAGDMINRLTIQYNRTRQAAITTELVEIISGAEAL, from the coding sequence ATGGCGAGCCTGAAGGCCCTCAAGCTTCGCATCGGCTCGGTGAAGTCGACGCAGAAGATTACCAAGGCGCTCAACATGGTTGCGGCGGCAAAGCTTCGCCGTGCCCAGCAGAACGCCACCGCGGCCCGCCCCTATTCGGAGCGGATCCGCGAGGTCGTCGAATCGCTTGCCAGCCGGATCGAAGTCGGGCCCGAAAGCCCCAAGCTGCTGGCCGGCACGGGCAAGGACGACACCCACCTGATCGTCGTCGTCACCAGCGACCGCGGCCTGGCCGGCGCGTTCAATTCGAACATCGTCCGCGCCGCTCGCCGCAAGGCGGACGAACTGGTCAAGGCCGGCAAGACCGTCCATTTCTACATCGTCGGCCGCAAGGGCCGTCCGGTGTTGCAGCGGGTTTATCCCAAGGCGATCACCGGTCAGCACGACACGACCGAGATGAAGAACCCGACCTATGCGGTGGCGCAGGCCGTGGCCGACGACATCGTCGACCGGTTCGAAAGCGGCCGCTTCGACGTCGCCCACATCGCTTATGCGAACTTCCGGTCGACCATGGTCCAGGAACCGGTGGTCGAGCAGATCATCCCGGTTCGCCCGACCAGGGACGGCGGCGACAGCAAGACCGCGTCGGCCAATGCGATGGTCGAATATGAACCGGACGAGGAGGAAATCCTCAAGGCGCTTCTGCCCAAGAACATCGCCGTGCAGGTCTATCGCGCGCTGCTCGAGAACCAGGCCGGTTTCTACGGGTCGCAGATGACCGCGATGGACAACGCCACCCGCAACGCCGGCGACATGATCAACCGGCTCACCATTCAGTACAACCGCACGCGCCAGGCGGCGATCACGACCGAGCTGGTCGAGATCATCTCCGGCGCCGAAGCGCTTTAA